The region GGTGGCAGGAGAAGCCATAGTCGTAAGCGTGCCATTCAAGGCCGAACCTCCGATGCCGGAGTTATTTGCTGTAATGCCGTAACCTTCATCGAATTTCCAATACCCAACCGGCTGTTTCCTCCCCGCGCCCCCAGCATAATCCTCCGCAATCTGGCTGGCAGTGCGGGCATAGTTGTAGATGCGAACATCGTCAATGGAGCCGTTAGCATAACCGCCAGAAGCTCCGATTGTTACATTCAAAGATGAATTGTATATAGACACAGGAACTGTTCCAGTAATAGTTCCATCCCATTTTACTCCGTTGACATAAACTTTTAAAGTTTGGGCTAAAGCATCATATACCCCAGTCAAATGATACCATTCATTGAGATTAAAAGAATTGGTTGTTGTTAAAAAAGAAATCGTCGTTCCATCACTTGAGACTAAAAATCTTAATTGATTAGTTGTCTGAACAGTTGCAAAATACCATCCTCTAGCACTTCCAACGCCCCAATCTTTTGCAACTAATGCGTTAGGATTTGTATCCTTTATTTTCATCCAACCTCCTACTGTAAAACTTGAAGTAAAACCCAAACTCGCCCCGTTCCCCGCATTAACATAATCATCCACCCCGTCAAACTCACACCCCCCGCCGATTTTTCCGGGCACCATGCAATCCATTCCCGTATCATTAGCTCCATCAACAGTCGTCCCCGTATTTCCATACCCCGAAGAATCGTTGAGGGTTTTGGCATTCCCCGAAACTTTCTCATCCATCTTCCACCACCCCACCGGCCCCGGCGCGAAATTATACAAATCCCGAACTTCTTTCGGAGACAGCGCGCGGTTGTAGATTCGGACAGAGTCGATGGAGCCGTTGAAAAAAGCGTTAGGATATATTGCTGTTCCTATTTTAAAATCAGCATAATATACATAATATATATTACCAGTTTGAGGTTGACTATCGCCTTCTGCACCATCTATATATAATTTTACATTTACCCCATCATATGTTCCTGTAATATAATGCCAGCCATTTGAAACTATATCATTACCTGCACCAACAACTACATCTGATGCATTTTTAACATAAAAAATTGGTCGATTATTATAACCTAATGAATTCGCATAAAGTATATAAGACATAGTCGCATAGTTTGGATCACCTCTTGATATAATGGATTGGGAACTATTTGAAAAATATACCCAAGCAGAAACAGTAATATTGTTCGGTTCTAGACTTGCTATTGATGTTACATTCACATAATCATCCACCCCGTCAAAAACTCCTCCATTGCCGAATTTCCCCGCGCCGGTGGTTGGTTTGTGAGTCGCGCCAGCGGCTACCCCATTGTTTCCGGTTCCGCTGGCATCAAGAACTTCACCGGCTGTGCCGTTCCAGCTCGCTTCATCCATTTTCCAATATCCCACGAGGCCATTAGACAGAGATTGCTTCGCTTCGCTCGCAATGACAACGGAGGCGCCATTCGCCGTTCCTCGCGAAGCATAATCCGCCTTGATCTGGCTGGCGGTGCGGGCATAGGGATAGATTTTGACGGAGTCAATGGAGCCGGAGAAAAAACGGGTAAGAACATTTGCTGCGTTATATTGCATGCCAATGCTGAATTTATCCGCAACAGCACTCGGAGTTGAAACACTTGTACCGTCAGTTTGAGAGCCATTGACATAAAATCTAGTAGTGACGCCATCGCGAACCATAGCAATATGATACCACTGATTTGCTGATGGAAATGTATAACCAGAATCAATCCAAGCTACAGCACCAAACAATCCTACTAATTTATTTCCATTGCCTCCATCCCCACCGCCATTCGCTATCCCAAAGCCATAACCCCCACTATCATTACCATTATAAACAACAATACTAGATTGAGGGATACTAGCTGGTTTTATCCATGATTCCAATGTCCAAATAGACACATTTGTGATTGGCGCCCCACTTCCCGCGTCCACATAATCATCACTCCCATCAAACCTCAAACACTTCCCACTCACGCACATATCTTCGGATTGCCAAGTCGGGTCGTTGGCGTCAACATTAACAGTAGAACCAAGCGTTCCGTTGTTGGCGTTGATTGTGGAATCATTCGCCGTCTGGCCAAACCCTTCGTCAAATTTCCAAAACGCCACGGGACCGGGGCCTTTTTCCTCGGCGCCGATTGTTCCGACGGTATAGTTTGACGCGGTGGTGGAAAAATCGGCAGACGCGGAGCCGTTTGCCGCGGACGAGTTGCCGTAGTAATAATAAATCATCTGCGCGCCTGCCGGAAACGACGCGAAATTTATATGGACGACAGTCGTCGCAGTCCCGCAGCCGGATGCGATATAATATGGCAAAAGAGCGCCCCCGTATTCCGTCCACCGCAAATCCCCGCAGTCCGTTTGAAACTTCGTCGTGTCCGAAGTGTCAATCGTCGCCGCGATATAAACATTGCTCTCCGCAGTTGTATTATTCGTCACCGGAATTTCTTTGCGGAAAAGCCAGCTATCATCCCACCAATCCGCCGCCGCCGTCTCCGGCTTCTGCAAAAACGCGAAATACCCGGCGACAAGCAAGAGGACGGAGAGGATTATGGCGATGAGTTTTTTGCGAGTAATCTTTTTCATAGTTTTAATTAAATGCCAAAATCCAAATTACAAATGTCAAATCAAGTTCAAATGCTAAAATGTCAAAATTTGTAATTTGGATTTTGTTATTGAATTGACATTTGTAATTTGGCATTTGTCATTAAAAAAGTATTAGCTGAATTGACATTTGTTATTTGAAATTTAAACTTGGCTTGTCATTAGTTTAAGATTTTGACTTATTGATTATTGCCGAAAATATCAGAGCAAATTCGTGAGTCTCTTGCCATAAGATACGGCATTCTTTGGCTCTATCGGGGTTTGCTTTGGCAATCATTCTAAGCCAATGCATCGTTTCTTTAGCCTCTTTCTTGCAAATACCTATTTTATGATTAAAATCTTTCTTGCTTTCCGCTCCATCAGCTTCGCAATAATTGGCGCCTACGCTTGTTCCAGATCTTACTGTTTGATTAATTAAAATCCTATTAATATCATTCTTTTGAAGACTAAATAAAAATTCAATAACATCCTCGCCAAATTTAGCAGTTCGTTCTTCCAAATCATATTTGCTTTTGTAATTTAGGTTTTGGATTTGATTTGGCATTTGTAATTTGTTATTTGACATTATTTAATCCTTATTCAAACCTCCCCGCGCATTATA is a window of Patescibacteria group bacterium DNA encoding:
- a CDS encoding four helix bundle protein, whose translation is MPNQIQNLNYKSKYDLEERTAKFGEDVIEFLFSLQKNDINRILINQTVRSGTSVGANYCEADGAESKKDFNHKIGICKKEAKETMHWLRMIAKANPDRAKECRILWQETHEFALIFSAIINKSKS
- a CDS encoding LamG domain-containing protein; translated protein: MKKITRKKLIAIILSVLLLVAGYFAFLQKPETAAADWWDDSWLFRKEIPVTNNTTAESNVYIAATIDTSDTTKFQTDCGDLRWTEYGGALLPYYIASGCGTATTVVHINFASFPAGAQMIYYYYGNSSAANGSASADFSTTASNYTVGTIGAEEKGPGPVAFWKFDEGFGQTANDSTINANNGTLGSTVNVDANDPTWQSEDMCVSGKCLRFDGSDDYVDAGSGAPITNVSIWTLESWIKPASIPQSSIVVYNGNDSGGYGFGIANGGGDGGNGNKLVGLFGAVAWIDSGYTFPSANQWYHIAMVRDGVTTRFYVNGSQTDGTSVSTPSAVADKFSIGMQYNAANVLTRFFSGSIDSVKIYPYARTASQIKADYASRGTANGASVVIASEAKQSLSNGLVGYWKMDEASWNGTAGEVLDASGTGNNGVAAGATHKPTTGAGKFGNGGVFDGVDDYVNVTSIASLEPNNITVSAWVYFSNSSQSIISRGDPNYATMSYILYANSLGYNNRPIFYVKNASDVVVGAGNDIVSNGWHYITGTYDGVNVKLYIDGAEGDSQPQTGNIYYVYYADFKIGTAIYPNAFFNGSIDSVRIYNRALSPKEVRDLYNFAPGPVGWWKMDEKVSGNAKTLNDSSGYGNTGTTVDGANDTGMDCMVPGKIGGGCEFDGVDDYVNAGNGASLGFTSSFTVGGWMKIKDTNPNALVAKDWGVGSARGWYFATVQTTNQLRFLVSSDGTTISFLTTTNSFNLNEWYHLTGVYDALAQTLKVYVNGVKWDGTITGTVPVSIYNSSLNVTIGASGGYANGSIDDVRIYNYARTASQIAEDYAGGAGRKQPVGYWKFDEGYGITANNSGIGGSALNGTLTTMASPAT